One region of Flavobacterium sp. KACC 22763 genomic DNA includes:
- a CDS encoding SusC/RagA family TonB-linked outer membrane protein codes for MNNFFITSKSKYIKSFGFLTLLFLVSMQIKAQTTVTGTVSDANGPIPGVNVNLKGAKNGVSTGFDGNYSISVPSNGVLVFTFIGFKTQEITVKGQTKINVLLEEDSNNLKEVVVIGYGTQIKEAVTGSVASLGGKELNEVPAANITQALQGRLPGVEMTQTSSKPGAAMQIRIRGTRSLTGSNDPLVVLDGVPFAGSIGDINPADIKSVDILKDASATAIYGSRGANGVILVTTLKGKKNQKATFTYNGFSGIKQVFSKYPMMDASKFAALRDYTGLYVDGVDEKRNVNTDWQDSLYGSGEMISHDVSVSGGSETGAYNAGLGYYKEESVLPGQSYERFSLRAGLDQQINRSIRIGFNTNSNYSITNGDNIGTGTILQTSPLANPYNADGSLKRTVSMAADDQWVYTRQSIKNLGDAYVNLNRAFSSYNNIFAEIKIPGVEGLKYRLNTGLNLRTSNIGYYEGQGVFDVNPTTLSNAAITNGWSTQWLLENLLTYDKTFAEKHTVNFVGLYSNEQYTGQSSRVTRNGITSDAFQFYNLGQSEEEAVINPADQDYTQWGLTSYMARLMYSYDNRYFISGTVRSDGSSRLSPGNKWVTYPAVSAGWTLSNESFLKDVKYINLLKLRAGYGETSNQAVSPYATLGALSTRPYNFGSNNSTGVYVTELPNPNLGWEFSTTWNYGLDFGFFNNRLSGTVEYYKTNTKNLLQRVGLPATSGVSSYVANVGETENKGYEISLNGVILDNPKGVTWSVGVNFYKNENKLVALASGASRDEANNWFVGYNINSIFDYEKVGIWQEGDPYMSIYEPGPTGINQQGTVVGSIKVKYTGDYNADGSPTRAINASDRQIIETDPDFQGGFNTNVTYKGFDFNAVGAFKSGGVLISTLYGGASYMNLLNGRRSNVDVDYWTPDNRDGEFPNPRGIRSGDNPKYMSTMGYFDASYVKIRAMTLGYTLDQDFTRNLGIDKLRLYFTVQNPFVLFSPYHDKSGMDPETNSFGDENQAVASYQRRFSVIGTNTPATRNYLFGLNLTF; via the coding sequence ATGAATAATTTTTTTATTACAAGTAAATCGAAGTATATAAAAAGCTTCGGTTTTTTGACCCTATTGTTTTTGGTCTCAATGCAAATTAAGGCGCAAACAACAGTTACAGGAACAGTTTCGGACGCAAATGGTCCAATTCCTGGTGTGAATGTTAATCTAAAAGGAGCAAAAAACGGAGTAAGTACAGGTTTCGATGGTAACTATTCTATAAGTGTTCCTTCAAATGGTGTTCTTGTTTTTACCTTTATAGGTTTTAAAACCCAAGAAATTACTGTTAAGGGGCAGACTAAAATCAATGTGCTTTTGGAGGAAGACTCAAATAATTTAAAAGAAGTCGTTGTAATCGGATATGGTACTCAAATTAAGGAGGCTGTTACGGGATCAGTTGCTTCATTAGGAGGAAAAGAATTAAATGAAGTGCCTGCCGCCAATATTACTCAAGCTTTGCAAGGAAGGCTTCCAGGGGTTGAGATGACGCAAACTTCTTCTAAACCTGGTGCTGCTATGCAGATAAGGATTCGAGGAACAAGATCTCTTACAGGAAGTAATGATCCTTTGGTGGTATTGGATGGAGTTCCGTTTGCGGGTTCGATAGGAGATATTAATCCTGCAGATATTAAGTCTGTAGATATCCTGAAAGATGCTTCTGCTACAGCTATTTATGGTTCTCGTGGTGCCAATGGTGTAATCTTAGTGACTACTTTAAAAGGAAAGAAAAATCAGAAAGCTACATTTACATACAATGGTTTTAGCGGGATTAAACAAGTTTTTTCAAAATATCCTATGATGGATGCTTCAAAATTTGCCGCTCTACGTGATTATACAGGTTTATATGTGGATGGTGTTGACGAAAAAAGAAATGTAAATACAGATTGGCAGGATTCATTATACGGTTCTGGCGAAATGATCAGCCATGATGTGAGCGTTTCAGGAGGAAGTGAAACGGGAGCTTACAATGCAGGTTTAGGATATTACAAAGAAGAGTCGGTCCTTCCTGGTCAAAGTTATGAGCGTTTTAGCCTTAGAGCAGGTTTAGATCAGCAGATTAATCGATCTATTCGTATAGGATTTAATACCAATAGCAATTACAGTATTACAAATGGTGATAATATCGGAACAGGGACAATTCTGCAGACTTCACCGCTTGCTAATCCGTACAATGCAGATGGCTCTTTGAAAAGAACGGTTAGCATGGCAGCAGATGATCAGTGGGTTTATACTAGACAATCTATTAAAAATTTAGGAGATGCTTATGTTAATTTGAATAGAGCTTTCAGTTCTTACAATAACATTTTTGCAGAAATTAAAATTCCTGGCGTTGAAGGTCTTAAATATAGACTTAATACAGGATTAAATTTGCGCACATCAAATATTGGATATTATGAAGGTCAGGGAGTTTTTGATGTAAACCCGACAACGCTTTCTAATGCTGCGATAACAAATGGCTGGTCAACACAATGGCTGTTGGAAAATTTACTGACTTATGATAAAACTTTTGCAGAGAAACATACGGTAAATTTTGTAGGTCTATATTCAAACGAGCAATATACAGGACAAAGTTCGAGAGTGACTCGAAACGGAATTACTTCTGATGCTTTCCAATTTTATAATTTAGGACAAAGTGAAGAAGAAGCTGTGATTAACCCTGCAGATCAGGATTATACACAATGGGGATTGACATCTTATATGGCTAGGTTAATGTACTCTTATGATAACCGTTACTTCATCTCTGGAACAGTTCGTTCTGACGGTTCATCAAGATTATCCCCAGGTAACAAATGGGTAACTTATCCCGCAGTATCTGCTGGATGGACACTTTCAAATGAGTCATTCCTTAAAGATGTGAAATATATTAATTTATTGAAATTGAGAGCTGGATATGGAGAAACTTCAAATCAGGCAGTATCTCCTTATGCAACTCTAGGAGCTTTAAGTACAAGACCATACAATTTTGGAAGCAATAATTCAACAGGAGTATATGTTACTGAGCTTCCAAATCCTAATCTGGGATGGGAGTTTTCAACTACATGGAACTATGGTTTAGATTTCGGGTTTTTTAATAACCGCTTATCTGGTACAGTTGAATATTATAAAACAAATACCAAAAATCTATTGCAACGCGTGGGACTTCCAGCAACATCTGGTGTAAGCAGTTATGTGGCTAACGTAGGAGAAACAGAGAACAAAGGTTATGAAATCTCATTGAACGGAGTTATTCTTGATAATCCTAAAGGTGTGACATGGTCTGTAGGAGTTAATTTCTATAAAAATGAAAACAAGCTTGTTGCTTTAGCATCAGGTGCTAGTCGTGATGAAGCAAACAACTGGTTTGTTGGATATAATATTAATTCAATCTTTGATTATGAAAAGGTTGGAATCTGGCAGGAAGGAGATCCATATATGTCAATTTATGAGCCAGGGCCAACTGGAATTAATCAGCAGGGAACAGTTGTAGGATCGATTAAAGTGAAATACACAGGAGATTATAATGCCGATGGTTCGCCAACTCGTGCTATTAATGCAAGCGATCGCCAAATTATAGAAACAGACCCAGACTTTCAGGGAGGTTTCAATACTAATGTAACTTACAAAGGATTTGATTTTAATGCTGTAGGAGCATTTAAAAGCGGAGGTGTATTAATAAGCACATTATATGGAGGAGCAAGCTACATGAATCTTTTAAACGGGCGTAGAAGCAATGTTGATGTAGATTACTGGACTCCAGATAATAGAGACGGAGAATTTCCTAATCCGAGAGGAATCAGAAGCGGTGATAATCCTAAATATATGTCGACAATGGGTTACTTTGATGCTTCTTATGTAAAAATTAGAGCAATGACTCTTGGATATACTCTTGATCAAGACTTTACAAGAAATTTAGGCATCGATAAATTAAGACTTTATTTCACAGTGCAGAATCCGTTTGTTTTATTTTCTCCATATCATGATAAATCTGGAATGGATCCTGAAACGAATTCATTTGGTGACGAAAACCAGGCTGTTGCCTCTTATCAGAGAAGATTTTCTGTTATCGGTACAAACACTCCTGCAACCAGAAATTATTTATTTGGACTTAATTTAACATTTTAA